In the Oryzias latipes chromosome 23, ASM223467v1 genome, one interval contains:
- the LOC111946909 gene encoding uncharacterized protein LOC111946909, giving the protein MLLIKHYHEKTYHQGRGITMNKLRASGYWILGCSKVVSSYIHRCVKCRKFRRCTEQQKMADLPEDRMETTPPFTYCGMDCFGPFYVKEGRKELKRYGLLITCMCSRAVHIEMLDDLTTDAFINALRVFIAIRGSVRQIRCDQGTNFVGARNEFAEAFKEMDQIKLENLECEFLMNTPASSHMGGVWERQIRTIRSVLSSILEQSAKQLDSSSLRTFLYEVMAVINSRPLTTDQLCDPSSPEPLTPNHILTMKSTIISPPPGKFVKEDLYLQKRWRRVQLLANTFWTRWKKEYLLNLQSRQKWTKQYRNAQINDIVLLKDEITPRNQWKLAKIVDVYLSKEERVRKVKLLMSDRSLDETGKRISKPVYLERPIQKTVVLLEAN; this is encoded by the coding sequence ATGTTACTCATCAAGCATTACCATGAGAAAACATACCATCAAGGACGAGGGATCACTATGAACAAGCTCCGCGCAAGTGGATATTGGATCCTTGGGTGCAGCAAGGTTGTATCCTCTTATATCCACAGATGTGTTAAATGCAGAAAGTTCAGGAGATGCACAGAACAGCAGAAAATGGCAGACCTCCCGGAAGATCGGATGGAGACTACTCCACCATTTACCTACTGTGGGATGGACTGCTTTGGTCCTTTTTATGTCAAGGAAGGCAGGAAGGAGCTAAAGCGCTACGGCTTGTTAATCACCTGCATGTGCTCAAGAGCAGTGCACATAGAAATGCTTGATGATTTAACCACCGATGCCTTCATCAATGCACTGCGTGTGTTCATCGCCATAAGAGGCTCAGTTCGTCAGATAAGATGCGATCAGGGAACAAACTTTGTCGGTGCAAGAAATGAGTTTGCAGAGGCATTCAAGGAAATGGACCAAATCAAGCTGGAAAATCTGGAATGCGAGTTTCTCATGAACACCCCAGCTTCAAGTCATATGGGTGGTGTCTGGGAACGACAAATCCGCACCATAAGAAGTGTTCTGTCATCCATCCTTGAACAATCAGCTAAACAACTTGACAGCTCCTCCCTAAGAACTTTCCTTTATGAAGTCATGGCAGTGATAAATAGTCGACCTCTTACCACAGATCAACTATGTGACCCATCAAGCCCAGAACCTCTGACGCCAAACCACATATTGACCATGAAGTCCACAATCATCTCTCCACCACCAGGCAAGTTTGTCAAGGAAGATCTTTATCTTCAGAAGAGGTGGCGTCGTGTTCAACTCCTTGCCAATACCTTTTGGACAAGATGGAAAAAGGAGTACTTGCTGAATCTTCAAAGTAGACAAAAATGGACTAAACAATACCGAAATGCCCAAATCAATGATATTGTACTTTTGAAAGATGAAATAACACCACGAAACCAGTGGAAGTTGGCAAAAATCGTTGATGTGTACCTTAGTAAGGAAGAAAGAGTGAGAAAGGTCAAGCTACTGATGAGTGATCGCTCTCTAGATGAAACAGGAAAGCGTATCTCCAAACCTGTTTACCTGGAAAGGCCCATTCAGAAGAcagttgtcctgttggaagcaAATTAA
- the LOC110014434 gene encoding acyl-coenzyme A thioesterase 1-like, with translation MSQAVPPLLSVRPSRALVDEKFSVLVENLPPGCPVTIRSLYQSEDKDFWEAYGHYVSNHKGTVSVSEDISLGGTYTGKEAMGLLWSMRPIPGSRKGLRLRKKDTCAPMLVTISVYSGHGDVRDQAPLASALVERWHVAPGVQRIEITEKGVRGTLFLPPGPGPFPAMLDLWGGGGGLQEYRAALLACRGFASLALEYLKSNDTKPKGLDMKYFETAFEIIRSHPQVIPDRVGIIGLCFGTLMTLSLAAECPTIKPRCIVCISNIHSKSNENTIQEFPQEIPEKYNKIHMMEDVVVWRDMGLAVLEVGHPKVKVGNIDCPMLLINGTDDQNWPTVEVASDIIKTMREAGKESLVTRLDYPDAGHLIEPPFSPHFRAANFMLHGTKKKVMMLWGGKTKPHADAQEDSWKKILSFLQLHLYGAPSLKANL, from the exons ATGTCTCAGGCCGTCCCGCCTCTTCTCTCGGTTCGCCCGTCCCGGGCTCTGGTGGATGAGAAGTTCAGCGTTCTGGTGGAGAACCTGCCTCCAGGATGTCCGGTCACCATCCGCTCCCTCTATCAGAGCGAGGATAAGGACTTCTGGGAGGCCTATGGGCACTACGTCAGCAACCACAAGGGGACGGTTTCTG TTTCAGAGGACATCAGCCTTGGAGGCACGTACACAGGAAAAGAGGCCATGGGTTTGTTGTGGAGCATGCGACCAATCCCCGGCAGCCGCAAAGGTCTCAG GCTGAGGAAGAAGGACACCTGTGCCCCGATGCTGGTGACCATCTCAGTCTACAGTGGACATGGGGACGTCAGGGATCAGGCCCCGCTGGCGTCAGCGCTCGTGGAGAGGTGGCACGTGGCTCCAGGCGTCCAGAGGATCGAAATCACGGAGAAGGGAGTTCGAGGAACCCTGTTTCTACCTCCAG GTCCGGGACCGTTCCCTGCCATGCTGGACCTGTGGGGGGGCGGAGGGGGGCTGCAGGAGTACCGCGCCGCCCTGCTGGCGTGTCGAGGTTTCGCTTCTTTGGCTCTGGAGTATTTAAAGTCCAATGATACAAAGCCCAAAGGTCTGGACATGAAGTACTTTGAG ACGGCCTTTGAAATCATCAGGAGCCATCCTCAGGTCATCCCAGACAGAGTCGGAATCATCGGCCTCTGTTTCGGCACGCTCATGACCTTAAGCCTGGCAGCAGAATGCCCAACGATCAAG CCTCGCTGCATTGTTTGCATCAGCAACATTCACAGTAAATCCAACGAAAACACCATTCAAGAGTTCCCTCAAGAAATACCCGA GAAGTATAACAAAATccacatgatggaggacgtcgTAGTCTGGAGAGACATGGGACTGGCTGTTCTGGAAGTTGGGCATCCTAAAGTCAAA gTGGGGAACATTGACTGTCCAATGTTGTTGATCAACGGCACAGACGATCAGAACTGGCCGACGGTGGAGGTTGCCTCTGAC ATAATCAAGACGATGCGTGAAGCCGGGAAGGAATCTCTGGTGACCCGGCTGGATTACCCGGATGCAGGACACCTGATCGAGCCGCCGTTCTCGCCTCACTTCAGAGCCGCCAACTTCATGCTTCATGGCACCAAGAAAAAAG TGATGATGCTGTGGGGAGGAAAAACCAAACCTCACGCTGATGCTCAGGAGGACTCCTGGAAGAAGATCCTCAGTTTTCTGCAGCTCCATCTTTACGGCGCTCCCAGCCTCAAAGCAAATTTataa